The proteins below are encoded in one region of Paraburkholderia aromaticivorans:
- a CDS encoding S1C family serine protease: MGSRPRFVDDLSRAASDALGPETLNPFSDDALLDAYSRTVIGALERVQQAVAFIAVERRLPAEPSGRGHGSRGGTGSGFLFTPDGYLLTNSHVVHDATHITVTLADGAKFDADLVGDDPGSDLAVLRIGSPEPLPHVELGESSKLRVGQIAIAVGNPLGLAQTVTTGVVSALGRSLRSNSGRMIYDVIQTDAALNPGNSGGPLINSAGQVIGVNTAIIPGAQAICFATAIDTAKWVIMQIFAHGRVRRAYIGVAGTIRPLSRRVQRYFGLSSESGVHVMEIVKGSPAALGGLRTDDTIIAIDTQAVQDVDSLQRTLDASRIDRPVNVTVLRGAQRLELTLTPVEQAS; encoded by the coding sequence ATGGGAAGCCGCCCACGCTTCGTCGATGACCTGTCGCGCGCCGCATCCGACGCCCTCGGGCCCGAGACACTCAATCCTTTTTCCGACGACGCCCTGCTCGACGCCTATTCCCGCACCGTGATCGGCGCGCTGGAACGCGTTCAGCAAGCAGTCGCCTTCATTGCCGTCGAACGCCGCCTGCCCGCCGAGCCGTCCGGCCGTGGCCACGGCTCGCGCGGTGGCACCGGCTCAGGTTTTCTGTTCACGCCCGACGGTTATCTGCTCACCAATAGCCACGTCGTGCACGACGCCACGCACATCACCGTGACGCTCGCCGACGGCGCGAAATTCGACGCCGATCTGGTCGGCGACGATCCCGGCAGCGATCTGGCCGTCTTGCGGATCGGCTCGCCGGAGCCACTGCCGCATGTCGAACTCGGCGAGTCGTCAAAGCTGCGCGTGGGGCAGATTGCGATTGCGGTCGGCAATCCGCTCGGCCTCGCGCAAACCGTTACGACGGGCGTGGTGTCGGCGCTCGGCCGCTCGCTGCGTTCGAATTCGGGGCGCATGATCTACGACGTGATCCAGACCGACGCCGCGCTCAATCCCGGCAATTCGGGCGGCCCGCTGATCAATTCGGCGGGCCAGGTGATCGGCGTGAATACCGCGATCATTCCCGGCGCGCAGGCCATCTGCTTTGCCACCGCAATCGACACCGCCAAGTGGGTGATCATGCAGATCTTCGCGCATGGCCGCGTGCGGCGCGCTTATATCGGCGTGGCGGGCACCATCAGGCCGCTGTCGCGCCGTGTGCAGCGCTATTTTGGCTTGAGTTCGGAAAGCGGCGTGCACGTCATGGAGATCGTCAAAGGCAGCCCGGCCGCGCTCGGCGGTTTGCGCACCGACGATACGATCATCGCGATCGATACGCAGGCCGTGCAGGACGTGGACAGTTTGCAGCGCACGCTCGACGCATCGCGGATCGACAGGCCGGTCAACGTGACGGTGTTGCGCGGCGCGCAGCGGCTCGAATTGACGTTGACACCGGTCGAGCAGGCTAGCTAA
- a CDS encoding VOC family protein gives MNSAATPASSNGPTEPQFESISAITLATRDMPRAVLFYEALGFPMKFGGPQEAFTSFAFGGSYLNLIVDTRAPVAWWGRVIIYVSDVDALYRKALAAGLKPSLEPSDAPWGERYFHITDPDGHELSFAKPLR, from the coding sequence ATGAACTCAGCCGCCACACCAGCCTCGTCGAACGGGCCGACGGAACCGCAATTCGAATCGATCAGCGCCATCACGCTTGCCACCCGCGATATGCCGCGCGCCGTGCTCTTCTATGAAGCGCTCGGCTTTCCGATGAAATTCGGCGGTCCGCAGGAGGCTTTTACATCGTTTGCGTTCGGCGGTTCGTATCTGAACCTGATCGTCGATACGCGCGCGCCGGTCGCCTGGTGGGGCCGCGTGATCATCTATGTCTCCGACGTCGACGCGCTCTATCGCAAAGCGCTGGCGGCGGGGCTAAAACCGTCGCTGGAACCGTCCGATGCGCCGTGGGGCGAGCGCTATTTCCACATCACCGATCCGGACGGCCACGAACTCAGCTTCGCGAAACCGTTGCGCTAG
- the ppk2 gene encoding polyphosphate kinase 2 → MKEQDPRPEAESMAERQRRFEEDLIDAYDEELEMEVDDRIIDGAEGFTPEHREARKMYFRELFRLQGELVKLQDWIVQTGHRLVVIFEGRDAAGKGGAIKRITQRLNPRVCRVAALPAPNNRERTQWYFQRYVSHLPAGGEMVLFDRSWYNRAGVERVMNFCSDEEYEEFFRSVPEFEKMLARSGVQILKYWFSITDEEQEIRFQNRIHDPLKQWKLSPMDLESRRRWEAYTQAKEVMLQRSHIPEAPWWVVQAVDKKRARLNCIQHLLSQVPYHEIEHPQIELPARVYHDEYSRQPVPAPMIVPEVY, encoded by the coding sequence ATGAAAGAGCAGGATCCGAGACCCGAAGCCGAATCGATGGCAGAGCGGCAGCGCCGTTTCGAAGAGGACCTGATCGACGCCTACGACGAGGAACTCGAGATGGAGGTCGACGACCGCATCATCGACGGCGCGGAGGGCTTCACGCCCGAGCATCGCGAGGCGCGCAAGATGTACTTCCGCGAACTGTTCCGGCTGCAAGGCGAACTCGTCAAACTGCAGGACTGGATCGTGCAAACCGGCCATCGCCTCGTGGTGATTTTCGAGGGGCGCGATGCGGCCGGCAAGGGCGGCGCGATCAAACGCATCACGCAACGGCTCAATCCGCGGGTGTGCCGCGTGGCGGCGCTGCCGGCGCCGAATAACCGCGAACGCACGCAATGGTATTTCCAGCGCTACGTGTCGCATCTGCCGGCCGGCGGCGAAATGGTGCTGTTCGATCGCAGTTGGTACAACCGCGCGGGCGTCGAACGTGTGATGAATTTTTGCAGCGACGAAGAGTACGAAGAGTTCTTCCGTTCGGTGCCGGAATTCGAAAAGATGCTGGCGCGCAGCGGCGTGCAGATTCTTAAGTACTGGTTTTCGATCACCGACGAAGAACAGGAGATCCGCTTTCAGAACCGCATTCACGACCCGCTGAAGCAGTGGAAGCTCAGTCCCATGGACCTTGAAAGCCGCCGCCGCTGGGAGGCCTATACGCAGGCCAAGGAAGTGATGCTGCAGCGCTCGCACATTCCCGAAGCGCCGTGGTGGGTCGTGCAGGCGGTCGACAAGAAGCGCGCGCGCCTGAACTGCATTCAGCATCTGCTGAGCCAGGTGCCGTATCACGAGATCGAGCATCCGCAGATCGAATTGCCCGCGCGTGTCTATCACGACGAATACAGCCGCCAGCCGGTGCCGGCGCCGATGATCGTGCCCGAGGTGTACTGA
- a CDS encoding inorganic phosphate transporter has protein sequence MPELSYPQPGTATGKGRNVSLLIFLAVILVGAVYCAVHLMDDLQPVRESSVLPYLLLGIALLIALGFEFVNGFHDTANAVATVIYTHSLAPNFAVVWSGSWNFLGVLTSSGAVAFGVLQLLPVELILQVGSSAGFAMVFALLIAAIIWNLGTWWFGLPSSSSHTLIGSIIGVGLMNQLMHGANGTSGVDWNQALGVGKSLLLSPLVGFLAAGLLLLILKAVVRIPALYAEPKGKEPPPFWIRCLLILTCTGVSFAHGSNDGQKGMGLIMLILIGTVPTAYALNKAVTPSETQTFLAVAHQTSTTLAKYTQGATPSANPRADVEAYVRTRQLTSVTLPALQQLTDIIAGQVGTSGSMAAVPQGIVDNVRNNMYVASEAIRLMAKNKQPAFSPEDAQTIGNFKTQTDHATKFIPTWVKVAVAIALGLGTMVGWKRIVVTVGEKIGKQHLTYGQGASAELVAMLTIGAADMYGLPVSTTHVLSSGVAGTMAANGSGLQWGTVRSLILAWVLTLPVSIALAAGLYWLFRAVF, from the coding sequence ATGCCGGAACTTTCGTATCCACAGCCAGGCACTGCCACCGGAAAGGGGCGCAACGTCAGCCTCCTCATCTTCCTCGCAGTGATTCTGGTGGGCGCGGTGTATTGCGCTGTGCACTTAATGGACGATCTGCAACCCGTTCGCGAAAGCTCGGTTCTGCCTTACCTGCTGCTCGGCATTGCACTGTTGATCGCGTTGGGTTTTGAATTCGTCAACGGCTTTCACGACACGGCCAATGCAGTCGCGACCGTGATCTACACGCATTCGCTCGCACCGAACTTTGCCGTGGTGTGGTCCGGCAGCTGGAATTTTCTCGGCGTGTTGACGTCGAGCGGCGCGGTCGCTTTCGGCGTGCTGCAACTGCTACCCGTCGAATTGATCTTGCAGGTCGGCAGCAGCGCCGGTTTCGCGATGGTCTTCGCCTTGCTGATCGCCGCGATCATCTGGAATCTCGGCACGTGGTGGTTCGGGCTGCCGTCGTCGAGCTCGCACACGTTGATCGGCTCGATCATCGGCGTCGGCCTGATGAACCAGTTGATGCACGGCGCCAACGGCACGAGCGGCGTGGACTGGAATCAGGCACTCGGCGTCGGCAAATCGCTGCTGCTTTCGCCGCTGGTCGGCTTTCTCGCAGCGGGTCTGCTGCTGCTGATCCTGAAAGCCGTGGTGCGCATTCCCGCGCTGTATGCCGAACCGAAGGGCAAGGAGCCGCCGCCGTTCTGGATCCGCTGCCTGCTGATCCTGACCTGCACGGGCGTCTCGTTCGCGCACGGCTCGAACGACGGGCAGAAAGGCATGGGCCTCATCATGCTGATCCTGATCGGCACGGTGCCGACGGCCTATGCGCTGAACAAGGCGGTGACGCCGTCAGAAACGCAAACCTTCCTCGCCGTCGCGCATCAAACCTCGACGACGCTCGCCAAATACACCCAGGGCGCCACGCCCTCGGCCAATCCGCGCGCCGATGTCGAGGCGTACGTGCGCACGCGCCAGTTGACGTCCGTCACCTTGCCGGCGTTGCAGCAACTGACCGACATCATTGCCGGCCAGGTCGGCACGTCGGGCTCGATGGCCGCGGTGCCGCAAGGCATCGTCGATAACGTGCGCAACAACATGTACGTGGCATCCGAAGCGATCCGCCTGATGGCCAAAAACAAGCAACCGGCATTCTCGCCGGAGGACGCCCAAACGATCGGCAACTTCAAGACGCAAACCGATCACGCCACCAAGTTCATTCCCACGTGGGTCAAGGTCGCGGTGGCGATCGCGCTCGGTCTCGGCACGATGGTGGGATGGAAGCGCATCGTCGTGACGGTCGGCGAGAAGATCGGCAAGCAGCATCTGACATACGGACAGGGTGCATCGGCTGAATTGGTGGCGATGCTCACGATCGGCGCCGCCGACATGTACGGCCTGCCGGTCTCGACGACGCACGTGCTGTCCTCGGGCGTGGCGGGCACGATGGCGGCCAACGGTTCCGGCCTGCAATGGGGCACGGTGCGCAGCCTGATCCTTGCCTGGGTGCTGACGTTGCCCGTTTCGATCGCGCTGGCAGCCGGCTTGTACTGGCTGTTCCGGGCAGTGTTTTAA
- a CDS encoding short chain dehydrogenase: MRILIVGATGLIGGEVVKLLAAEHDIVTASRNGSDLHVDLSDKPSIESMYQQAGTLDAVICTAGAAKFAPLASLSDEDFSFSLANKLMGQVNLVRCGAAHVSQGACFTLTSGTLAQQPMEGSAAVSVVNAGVEAFVRSAALELRGKARVNVVSPGWVAETLESMGRDPSQGVPAAVVAQAYKRSLGGSASGEVISAS; encoded by the coding sequence ATGCGAATACTGATTGTCGGTGCAACGGGTCTGATCGGCGGCGAGGTGGTGAAGCTGCTCGCCGCCGAACACGACATCGTCACCGCGAGCCGCAACGGTTCCGATCTTCACGTGGACCTGTCGGACAAACCCAGCATCGAATCGATGTATCAGCAAGCCGGCACGCTCGACGCCGTTATCTGCACCGCTGGCGCAGCGAAGTTCGCCCCGCTCGCCTCGCTCTCCGACGAAGATTTCTCGTTCAGTCTCGCCAACAAATTGATGGGCCAGGTCAATCTCGTGCGCTGCGGCGCGGCTCACGTGTCGCAAGGCGCGTGCTTCACGCTGACGAGCGGCACACTCGCGCAGCAGCCGATGGAAGGCAGCGCGGCCGTCAGCGTCGTGAATGCCGGCGTGGAAGCGTTCGTGCGCTCGGCGGCACTCGAATTGCGCGGCAAAGCCCGCGTGAACGTGGTCAGCCCGGGCTGGGTCGCCGAGACGCTCGAGTCGATGGGCCGCGATCCGTCGCAAGGCGTACCGGCCGCCGTGGTCGCGCAAGCCTACAAGCGCAGCCTGGGCGGCAGCGCAAGCGGCGAAGTGATCTCCGCCTCGTGA
- a CDS encoding CHAD domain-containing protein encodes MKRDSLKGEKRPADIEPAVKAHSAQEAFASYAAPLVDHAIEYANAVREDASPEALHKLRVSLRRLRSLWWAFEPLLEKGENTRQRALYKYLATAAGKTRDWDILIELLIRDDNGARSGTGDMAPKLQDARGAALTTSRETLSNADVKHLLREALSSASKELNTAHERMPLRKFAEQRVAASERSLKKRMKRARRAKRSNYVAFHNVRKAGKKLRYLLEFFEPVLSGGRKRTLKRLKQIQKRFGTLNDVVASEMLLRDNAALLTGAGDPEAALHWLGKERKRRMRSAAGLLRKL; translated from the coding sequence ATGAAGCGCGATAGCCTGAAAGGCGAAAAACGACCGGCTGACATTGAGCCCGCGGTGAAAGCACACTCCGCGCAAGAGGCCTTCGCGTCGTATGCGGCGCCCCTCGTCGATCACGCGATCGAATACGCCAACGCGGTGCGCGAAGACGCATCGCCCGAAGCGCTGCACAAATTGCGTGTCTCGCTACGGCGTTTGCGCTCGTTGTGGTGGGCCTTCGAGCCGTTGCTGGAAAAAGGCGAGAACACACGGCAACGTGCGCTATATAAGTATCTGGCCACGGCCGCCGGCAAAACGCGCGACTGGGACATTCTGATTGAATTGCTGATACGCGACGATAACGGCGCACGCAGCGGCACCGGCGACATGGCGCCTAAACTCCAGGACGCTCGCGGCGCGGCGTTGACCACGAGTCGCGAAACGCTCTCGAACGCCGACGTCAAGCATCTGCTGCGAGAAGCCTTGTCCAGCGCGTCCAAAGAACTGAACACCGCACATGAACGCATGCCGCTGCGGAAATTCGCTGAGCAACGTGTGGCCGCTTCGGAGCGTTCGTTAAAGAAGCGGATGAAACGCGCGCGTCGCGCGAAGCGCTCCAACTACGTTGCCTTTCACAATGTGAGGAAGGCGGGAAAGAAGCTGCGCTATCTGCTGGAGTTTTTCGAACCCGTCCTGAGCGGCGGCCGCAAACGCACCCTCAAACGTTTGAAGCAGATCCAGAAACGTTTCGGTACGCTGAACGATGTGGTCGCGAGTGAGATGTTGCTGCGCGACAATGCGGCCTTGCTTACCGGCGCCGGCGACCCCGAAGCGGCGCTTCACTGGCTCGGCAAGGAGCGCAAACGGCGGATGCGTTCGGCGGCCGGACTGCTGCGCAAACTATGA
- a CDS encoding sensor domain-containing diguanylate cyclase, with protein sequence MAHQTLSLRRRWRKRLRAYGTGVSRYIGNHPSFAGLAGTLVAVSMAGLTLLTLSTGHADALDHARETSQNLVAIISSDLERNVEIYDLSLQAMVDGARNQAAWTLPAGVQRSVLFDRATTAAYLGGAYVIGRDGQVIASQSGDVNAAVRLADRDYFLAHQRSPAMGLYFSHPFRSRLRDGKLSIGLTRRIDQPDGTFGGVALLAIRIEYFQHLLDRIDTGRLGSVFVVMDDGTLLARKPFSPRDIGSSIAKSPTFQVMAAHSAGTYAAISAVDGVRRMDTYARVPGTPLIAVVAPAVDEVLAPWWRRSRIVGALTLTFGVAFVMVSWLLSFALRDKLRAQAALVRLAATDPLTGLSNRRVLDNRLDEEWRRARRTGQPLSALFIDIDHFKQFNDTYGHASGDEALSAVAECIAATVRRAVDVVARYGGEEFAVILPDTPAEGALNVAEKIRRKVQSQDVIRSDGAIVAVTVSVGCATCVPAEGANALDLLAAADRQLYAAKAAGRNRVSSAMWAERPMTQHSPT encoded by the coding sequence GTGGCACATCAAACGCTTTCGCTGCGTCGGCGCTGGCGCAAAAGGTTGCGCGCCTATGGCACCGGCGTATCGCGATACATAGGTAATCACCCGTCTTTTGCGGGGCTCGCCGGCACGCTGGTGGCCGTGTCCATGGCGGGCTTGACGCTACTGACGCTCAGCACCGGCCACGCCGACGCGCTCGATCACGCGCGCGAGACCTCGCAAAACCTCGTCGCGATTATTTCCAGCGACCTCGAACGCAACGTCGAAATCTACGATCTGTCACTGCAGGCCATGGTGGACGGTGCGCGCAACCAGGCCGCCTGGACGCTGCCCGCCGGCGTGCAGCGCTCGGTGCTGTTCGACCGGGCGACCACCGCGGCCTATTTGGGCGGCGCCTATGTGATCGGCCGGGACGGGCAGGTGATCGCCTCGCAGAGCGGCGACGTCAATGCCGCAGTTCGCCTTGCCGACCGCGACTATTTTCTGGCCCATCAACGCAGCCCCGCCATGGGCCTGTATTTCTCGCATCCGTTCCGCTCGCGGTTGCGCGACGGCAAACTCTCCATCGGTCTCACACGGCGCATCGACCAGCCCGACGGCACGTTTGGCGGCGTCGCGCTGTTGGCCATTCGCATTGAATATTTTCAGCACCTGCTCGACCGGATCGACACCGGCCGGCTGGGCTCCGTGTTCGTCGTGATGGACGACGGCACCTTGCTCGCTCGCAAGCCGTTTTCGCCGCGCGATATCGGCTCGAGCATCGCGAAGTCGCCGACGTTCCAGGTAATGGCCGCGCATAGCGCTGGCACGTATGCGGCGATTTCGGCCGTGGACGGCGTGCGGCGTATGGATACCTACGCGCGCGTGCCCGGCACGCCGCTGATCGCAGTGGTCGCACCCGCCGTGGACGAAGTGCTAGCGCCGTGGTGGCGTCGCAGCCGGATTGTCGGTGCGCTGACGCTGACGTTCGGCGTGGCCTTCGTGATGGTTTCGTGGCTGCTGTCGTTCGCGTTGCGCGACAAACTGCGAGCGCAAGCGGCGCTGGTTCGTCTGGCTGCGACGGATCCGCTCACCGGTCTCAGCAACCGTCGCGTGCTCGATAACCGGCTCGACGAAGAGTGGCGGCGCGCGCGGCGCACCGGGCAACCGCTCTCGGCGCTGTTCATCGACATCGATCACTTCAAGCAATTCAACGACACGTACGGCCATGCGAGCGGCGATGAGGCTTTGAGCGCGGTGGCCGAATGCATCGCGGCGACAGTGCGGCGCGCGGTCGACGTGGTGGCGCGGTACGGCGGCGAGGAGTTCGCCGTGATCTTGCCGGACACGCCGGCCGAGGGCGCGCTCAATGTGGCGGAGAAGATTCGTCGCAAAGTGCAGAGCCAGGACGTGATCCGCAGCGACGGCGCGATCGTCGCGGTCACGGTGAGCGTCGGTTGCGCGACCTGTGTGCCGGCCGAGGGCGCCAACGCACTCGATCTGCTGGCCGCAGCCGACCGGCAGCTTTACGCTGCCAAGGCGGCCGGCCGCAATCGCGTCAGTTCGGCCATGTGGGCCGAGCGCCCAATGACCCAGCATTCGCCGACGTAA
- a CDS encoding VTT domain-containing protein has protein sequence MVEFPSSAVSTWGGAVVFLNVLLTRLGVPIPAVPVLLFAGSAIAAGTLSFWPVFGAAVLGALMGDGAWFTAGRLYGRKLIAALGRLSPAVDSKVDKARALFERFGVPLVSISKFVPGLALITPPLMGTTAVDARIYAAWDFAGALAWAAFWLLGGAAAERQLHMLLDFVKARGGTVIDVLLATALLYLVFRLQQRRRERRRFRDAAAARAAAGGWHRLAPPPMVLDARPQAPSLEAPCRIPGALALDPHSPEQIDGALRAYDMVIYCICPDSATAVEITQRMRHNGYTRIRALRGGLDAWQRRGFPVELLASTDEPTTGNRAPASRGEARGAITLRGFAPRSTQGT, from the coding sequence TTGGTAGAATTTCCGTCTTCGGCGGTGTCGACCTGGGGCGGCGCGGTCGTGTTCCTCAACGTCCTGTTGACGCGCCTCGGCGTGCCGATCCCCGCGGTGCCCGTGCTGCTGTTCGCGGGCTCTGCGATCGCCGCCGGCACGCTGTCCTTCTGGCCTGTCTTCGGCGCCGCCGTGCTCGGTGCGCTGATGGGCGACGGCGCATGGTTCACAGCCGGCCGCCTGTACGGCCGCAAGCTGATCGCCGCCCTAGGCCGGCTCTCGCCCGCCGTCGATTCCAAAGTGGATAAGGCGCGCGCGCTGTTCGAGCGCTTTGGCGTGCCGCTCGTGTCGATCTCGAAGTTCGTCCCCGGACTCGCGCTCATCACCCCGCCGCTGATGGGTACGACCGCCGTCGACGCCCGCATCTACGCGGCCTGGGATTTTGCCGGCGCCCTCGCGTGGGCCGCCTTCTGGCTACTCGGCGGCGCCGCCGCGGAACGGCAACTGCATATGCTGCTCGACTTCGTCAAAGCCCGCGGCGGCACTGTCATCGACGTTCTGCTAGCCACCGCTCTCCTCTATCTGGTCTTCCGCCTGCAGCAACGACGCCGCGAACGCCGCCGTTTCAGGGACGCCGCGGCGGCACGGGCCGCCGCCGGCGGCTGGCACCGCCTCGCGCCGCCGCCCATGGTGCTCGATGCCCGTCCGCAAGCGCCCTCGCTTGAAGCGCCATGCCGCATTCCCGGCGCGCTCGCGCTCGATCCGCACTCGCCGGAGCAGATCGACGGGGCACTGCGGGCGTACGACATGGTGATCTACTGCATTTGCCCGGACAGCGCGACCGCCGTCGAGATCACGCAACGCATGCGTCACAACGGCTACACGCGGATTCGCGCACTGCGGGGCGGCCTCGACGCCTGGCAGCGGCGCGGCTTTCCCGTCGAATTGCTTGCATCAACCGACGAGCCGACCACGGGCAATCGCGCGCCGGCATCGCGCGGCGAAGCGCGCGGGGCGATCACGTTGCGCGGCTTCGCCCCGCGCAGCACGCAAGGCACCTGA
- a CDS encoding DMT family transporter: MNSRYAGYLFCALAMVGVGSTVVVSKSIAAGLPPFSATALRFAIAFPLFVLAMRWRGVRWPRLDRRDTVLVIAQAGAGSVGYTVLLISGMKLASAADAGVIAGTLPAVSAGVAMLTLGERPAPALIGAILLATAGVLVCTVHPGEFTAPHAASSLAGNALVFLAIVCEALFILLNRKLRTAVAPLPLSALMCGIGFAVAIVPACFEKPWALPVDASALGGVLYYALVPTVVGFVLWYAGAARISGAEAGLMTALVPVSAVALAAMVLGEPVSAAQLAGVACVLSAVLLATFGQVRMRRSAA; the protein is encoded by the coding sequence ATGAACTCGCGGTATGCCGGATATCTGTTTTGCGCGCTGGCGATGGTCGGCGTCGGCAGCACGGTGGTGGTCAGCAAATCGATCGCGGCGGGGCTGCCGCCGTTCAGCGCGACCGCGTTGCGCTTCGCGATTGCCTTTCCGCTGTTCGTGCTGGCGATGCGCTGGCGAGGCGTGCGCTGGCCGCGTCTGGACCGGCGCGATACGGTGCTCGTGATCGCCCAGGCGGGCGCCGGCAGCGTCGGCTACACCGTGTTGCTGATCAGCGGGATGAAACTCGCCTCGGCTGCCGATGCTGGCGTGATTGCCGGCACCTTGCCCGCCGTATCGGCCGGTGTCGCCATGCTGACGCTCGGCGAGCGCCCCGCGCCCGCGTTGATCGGTGCGATCTTGCTGGCGACCGCGGGCGTGCTCGTGTGCACCGTGCATCCCGGCGAGTTCACCGCGCCGCATGCGGCGAGTTCGCTGGCGGGCAACGCGCTCGTGTTCCTCGCGATCGTCTGCGAGGCGTTGTTCATTCTGCTTAATCGCAAGCTGCGCACGGCGGTGGCGCCGCTGCCGCTGTCGGCGTTGATGTGCGGCATCGGCTTCGCGGTGGCGATCGTGCCGGCCTGCTTCGAAAAACCATGGGCCTTGCCGGTCGATGCGAGCGCGCTCGGCGGCGTGCTGTATTACGCGCTGGTGCCGACCGTGGTGGGTTTCGTGCTCTGGTATGCGGGGGCCGCGCGCATCAGCGGCGCGGAAGCGGGGTTGATGACCGCACTCGTGCCGGTGAGCGCAGTGGCGTTGGCCGCGATGGTGTTGGGCGAGCCCGTCAGCGCGGCGCAACTGGCCGGTGTCGCGTGCGTGCTGAGCGCGGTCTTGCTGGCCACTTTCGGTCAGGTGCGCATGAGGCGGAGCGCGGCATGA
- the folE gene encoding GTP cyclohydrolase I FolE, translated as MTSSKAKKTKPIAATERPSREEAEAAVRVLLRWAGDDPTREGLIDTPARVVRSYEEFYAGYQVDPREILARTFSEVDGYDEMIVLKDIRFESYCEHHMVPIIGRAHVAYLPAHRVVGISKLARLVDAFAKRLQIQEKMTVQIADTLNEVLQPAGVGVILEAAHQCMSTRGVHKAGVTMVTSRMLGTFRSDPSTRREFLSIVGNPGVVAVANT; from the coding sequence ATGACCAGTAGCAAGGCGAAGAAAACCAAACCCATAGCCGCAACGGAGCGCCCGAGCCGCGAGGAAGCTGAAGCAGCGGTTCGCGTGCTGCTGCGTTGGGCCGGCGACGATCCGACGCGTGAAGGCCTGATCGATACGCCGGCGCGCGTGGTGCGCTCATACGAGGAGTTTTACGCGGGCTATCAGGTCGACCCGCGCGAGATCCTTGCCCGCACCTTCTCCGAAGTGGACGGCTACGACGAAATGATCGTGCTGAAAGACATCCGCTTCGAAAGCTACTGCGAACATCACATGGTGCCGATCATCGGACGCGCGCACGTGGCGTATCTGCCGGCGCATCGCGTGGTCGGCATCTCCAAGCTGGCGCGTCTCGTCGACGCATTCGCCAAACGCTTGCAGATCCAGGAAAAGATGACGGTGCAGATCGCCGACACCTTGAACGAAGTGCTGCAACCGGCAGGCGTCGGCGTGATTCTCGAAGCGGCGCATCAATGCATGTCGACGCGCGGCGTGCACAAGGCCGGCGTGACGATGGTCACCTCGCGCATGCTCGGCACGTTCCGCTCGGATCCGTCGACACGTCGCGAGTTTCTGTCGATCGTCGGCAATCCGGGGGTGGTGGCGGTCGCCAATACCTAG
- a CDS encoding LysR family transcriptional regulator, whose protein sequence is MSETNLDLNLIPYLVAMEDTRNVSRAAEQLGVSQPRVSTALGKLREYFDDPLFVRTSKGMEPTPRALAILPAARDALLRIEKGMLDVQEFDPATSTHTFSIALSDVGEIVFLPRLLQLFAERAPFANLRSVTVSPSQVERGLESGDVDLAIGYFPDLAGNNFFQQRLFTHRFICLMRTGHPLAKAPLTLAQYVASGHAVVRAEGRSQEVLEQYLEKKRIKRRAVLETPHFMSLPFILARTDLLATVPHAIGFAYVSEHASITLVEPPLPLPHFDLRQHWHRKFHNDPRASWLRRVVAELFNDAMDEWPK, encoded by the coding sequence ATGTCTGAAACAAACCTGGATCTGAACCTGATCCCCTACCTCGTCGCGATGGAAGACACGCGCAATGTCAGCCGCGCGGCCGAGCAGCTCGGCGTCAGCCAGCCACGCGTGAGCACCGCGCTGGGAAAATTGCGGGAATACTTCGACGATCCGCTGTTCGTGCGCACGTCGAAAGGCATGGAACCGACGCCGCGCGCGCTCGCCATCCTGCCCGCCGCGCGCGACGCGCTCTTGCGCATCGAGAAAGGCATGCTCGACGTGCAGGAATTCGACCCGGCCACCAGCACTCATACGTTCTCGATCGCGCTGTCCGACGTCGGCGAGATCGTGTTTCTGCCGCGGCTCCTGCAACTGTTCGCCGAACGCGCGCCATTTGCGAATCTGCGCTCGGTGACGGTCTCGCCGTCGCAGGTGGAACGTGGGCTCGAATCGGGCGACGTCGATCTTGCCATCGGCTATTTCCCTGATCTGGCGGGCAATAACTTCTTCCAGCAACGGCTCTTCACGCATCGCTTCATCTGCCTGATGCGCACGGGCCATCCACTGGCGAAGGCGCCGCTCACGCTGGCGCAGTATGTGGCGTCGGGTCATGCCGTCGTGCGCGCGGAAGGACGCAGCCAGGAAGTGCTCGAGCAATACCTGGAGAAGAAACGCATCAAGCGCCGCGCCGTGCTCGAAACGCCTCACTTCATGAGCCTGCCGTTCATCCTCGCGCGCACCGATCTACTGGCGACCGTACCGCACGCGATCGGCTTCGCGTACGTGTCGGAGCATGCGTCGATCACGCTGGTCGAGCCGCCGCTGCCGTTGCCGCATTTCGATCTGCGGCAGCATTGGCATCGCAAGTTTCATAACGATCCGCGTGCGAGCTGGCTGCGTCGCGTCGTTGCAGAGTTGTTCAATGACGCGATGGACGAATGGCCTAAATGA